A single Kitasatospora sp. NBC_00374 DNA region contains:
- a CDS encoding GNAT family N-acetyltransferase, which translates to MSMSTMAAPHRLTRAAAGPVPEIVYRSVRHAPSRLTEGLAPASVYAVTAETADGRLVGRLLWDHHDGMVWWVGVERDWRRQGIATAMWQIAHRKADTVGWTRPVHSTSLLPDGRAWIASL; encoded by the coding sequence ATGAGCATGTCCACCATGGCCGCACCGCACCGCCTCACCAGGGCGGCGGCGGGGCCCGTGCCGGAGATCGTCTACCGCAGCGTCCGGCACGCGCCCAGCCGCCTGACCGAGGGGCTCGCCCCTGCCAGCGTCTACGCGGTGACCGCCGAGACCGCCGACGGACGGCTGGTCGGCCGCCTGCTGTGGGACCATCACGACGGGATGGTCTGGTGGGTCGGCGTCGAGCGCGATTGGCGCCGCCAAGGCATCGCCACGGCGATGTGGCAGATCGCCCACCGCAAGGCCGACACCGTCGGCTGGACCCGCCCGGTCCACAGCACCTCCCTGCTCCCCGACGGCCGAGCCTGGATCGCCTCCCTGTGA
- a CDS encoding DNA cytosine methyltransferase — protein sequence MDQLFFPLAEPAAANVVTPYVAGDDGDDWLNKHGHRVHLREEAGGGWSWGCRACGLSGLGGDRDEALGDAEQHGGYLEKLTKAPPEAEALSAEERAVLAGPWPVRWLRKRMPGDPIRVINFFAGCGGWCVGIRRVLGVEVDMVCVEMNADACATSRAAGCTAIQADVRDLDPGHIALRDTTGVIFSPPCVDWALVGKRLGHLPENLRILTRAFDDVREAAGNIPATGMPGQPMTYRAPSLLSWAEVRESLAGMTTKTAQLMLEIPIWTLGLQLAGAELEFVSVEQSAHLPEEIRMEVWCDFELAGWQFAQWTVLDAADYGSPSHRRRLFLAASRSATPTLPIRPEEPIVTGAPEALGRPVGLEVTTRGARKTSGGNKFVLKAGQPIPGVTSKVRSWDVGEHGGRFTLREIALLVQLPGDHPGVGSRSSVAQQDADIVAPGCSAAVWGHLLGVPWVPGLRAYLAEQYPAVHGVGRAGVPVQRGASNTPSMPTLW from the coding sequence ATGGATCAGCTGTTCTTCCCGCTCGCGGAGCCCGCCGCGGCGAACGTGGTGACGCCGTACGTGGCCGGCGACGACGGCGACGACTGGCTCAACAAGCACGGGCACCGGGTGCACCTTCGCGAGGAGGCCGGCGGGGGTTGGTCGTGGGGGTGCCGGGCCTGCGGCCTGTCGGGCCTGGGAGGCGACCGGGACGAGGCGTTGGGGGATGCGGAGCAGCACGGCGGGTACCTGGAGAAGCTGACGAAGGCCCCGCCGGAGGCGGAGGCGCTCAGCGCCGAGGAGCGTGCGGTGCTCGCCGGCCCGTGGCCGGTGCGGTGGCTGCGGAAGCGGATGCCGGGCGATCCGATCCGTGTGATCAACTTCTTCGCCGGGTGCGGGGGTTGGTGCGTCGGCATTCGGCGAGTGCTGGGCGTCGAGGTAGACATGGTGTGCGTGGAGATGAACGCGGACGCCTGCGCGACGTCGCGGGCGGCCGGATGCACGGCGATTCAGGCCGACGTGCGGGATCTCGACCCCGGCCACATCGCGCTGCGGGACACCACGGGGGTGATCTTCAGCCCGCCGTGCGTCGACTGGGCCCTGGTGGGCAAGCGGCTCGGCCATCTGCCGGAGAACCTGCGCATCCTGACGAGGGCGTTCGACGACGTGCGGGAGGCGGCGGGCAACATCCCGGCCACCGGCATGCCGGGCCAGCCGATGACCTACCGTGCGCCGTCCCTGCTGTCGTGGGCGGAGGTTCGGGAGTCCCTGGCGGGGATGACCACCAAGACTGCCCAGCTGATGCTGGAGATCCCGATCTGGACCCTCGGGCTGCAGCTGGCCGGCGCCGAGCTGGAGTTCGTGTCGGTGGAGCAGTCGGCCCACCTGCCGGAGGAGATCCGGATGGAGGTGTGGTGCGACTTCGAGCTGGCCGGGTGGCAGTTCGCGCAGTGGACCGTGCTGGACGCGGCCGACTACGGCAGCCCTTCCCACCGCCGGCGGCTGTTCCTGGCCGCGTCCCGGTCGGCTACTCCGACGCTGCCGATCCGTCCCGAGGAGCCGATCGTGACCGGGGCGCCCGAGGCGCTCGGGCGCCCGGTGGGCCTGGAGGTCACCACCCGGGGAGCCCGTAAGACGAGCGGCGGCAACAAGTTCGTCCTCAAGGCGGGGCAGCCGATCCCCGGAGTGACGTCCAAGGTCCGCAGTTGGGACGTGGGCGAGCACGGTGGCCGGTTCACTCTGCGGGAGATCGCCCTGCTGGTGCAGCTTCCGGGCGACCATCCGGGTGTCGGGTCCCGGTCGAGCGTTGCCCAGCAGGATGCCGACATCGTGGCACCCGGCTGCTCGGCGGCGGTGTGGGGTCACCTGTTGGGGGTGCCGTGGGTGCCGGGGTTGCGGGCGTACCTGGCGGAGCAGTACCCGGCCGTACACGGCGTCGGCCGGGCCGGGGTTCCGGTGCAGCGGGGGGCCTCCAACACCCCTTCAATGCCAACTTTGTGGTAG
- a CDS encoding methyltransferase domain-containing protein — translation MSNLPKDLAKLHRQAQALVDLDRPLTWSEREFVMENWQASEEAAHGLDGAFFTPTGLAVDMSVEVSGPEVQRVLDLCAGIGRLAWASINDMGAPDREMVCVERNPEYVRVGRKVLPEARWICADIFDLPEDLGRFDMVISNPPYGFTERSGDGPGVTSRRFEYHALAVAAEVGRWGVFLIPQQSAPFRYSGKQRYEEARSAEYEQFERDTGLCLEMGCSIDTSFHLDQWRGVSPATEIVVCDFTRTPRTAPAPVPASALRGRQATAAVEAVATLF, via the coding sequence ATGTCGAACCTGCCCAAGGACCTGGCCAAGTTGCACCGTCAGGCCCAGGCCCTAGTGGACCTCGACCGGCCGCTCACCTGGTCGGAGCGGGAGTTCGTGATGGAAAACTGGCAGGCGTCGGAGGAGGCCGCCCACGGCCTGGACGGGGCGTTCTTCACTCCGACCGGGCTGGCCGTCGACATGTCCGTGGAGGTGAGCGGCCCGGAGGTTCAGCGGGTCCTGGACCTGTGTGCCGGGATCGGCCGCCTGGCCTGGGCGTCCATCAACGACATGGGCGCCCCCGATCGCGAGATGGTCTGCGTCGAGCGCAACCCGGAGTACGTGAGGGTGGGCCGCAAGGTGCTCCCGGAGGCCCGGTGGATCTGCGCCGACATCTTCGACCTGCCCGAGGACCTGGGCCGGTTCGACATGGTGATCAGCAACCCGCCGTACGGCTTCACCGAGCGCAGCGGCGACGGGCCGGGAGTGACGAGCCGCAGGTTCGAGTACCACGCGCTGGCCGTCGCCGCCGAGGTGGGGCGGTGGGGCGTCTTCCTGATCCCGCAGCAGTCCGCCCCCTTCCGCTACAGCGGCAAGCAGCGCTACGAGGAGGCGCGCAGCGCGGAGTACGAGCAGTTCGAGCGGGACACCGGCCTGTGTCTTGAGATGGGGTGCAGCATCGACACCTCGTTTCACCTGGACCAGTGGCGCGGGGTGTCGCCCGCGACCGAGATCGTGGTGTGCGACTTCACGCGCACTCCCCGGACGGCCCCGGCGCCGGTCCCCGCTTCGGCGCTGCGGGGCCGTCAGGCCACGGCGGCGGTCGAGGCGGTGGCGACCCTCTTCTGA